One part of the Chroogloeocystis siderophila 5.2 s.c.1 genome encodes these proteins:
- a CDS encoding pentapeptide repeat-containing protein, with the protein MKLEIFATTALLSTVCIAAPVRAENPAHVRQLIETRECMGCDLAGANLNGAHLIGADLRNANLEGASLIDANLEGADLTGANLQQANLFKAFATGASMNEVNLTGANLRDAKLYKVDMDGATIAGTDFRGAKLYGANLF; encoded by the coding sequence ATGAAACTGGAGATTTTTGCTACCACAGCTTTATTAAGTACTGTGTGCATAGCGGCTCCGGTACGCGCAGAAAATCCCGCACACGTACGTCAATTAATTGAAACGCGTGAGTGTATGGGCTGCGATCTAGCAGGTGCTAATCTAAATGGCGCGCACTTAATTGGTGCTGATCTGCGAAATGCAAACTTAGAAGGCGCAAGCTTAATTGACGCTAACCTAGAAGGTGCAGATTTGACAGGTGCTAACTTGCAACAGGCAAACTTGTTTAAAGCTTTTGCCACTGGTGCAAGCATGAACGAAGTTAATTTAACAGGTGCTAACCTTCGTGACGCCAAACTTTATAAAGTTGATATGGATGGTGCGACAATAGCAGGGACTGATTTCAGAGGAGCCAAGCTTTATGGTGCTAATTTATTTTGA
- a CDS encoding peptidoglycan-binding domain-containing protein gives MWCRWSTTIASVTFGVTAGLVSYEMTSVAQQRYYYTPGEFRVTLRGLGYDIPEEGPLTDEATRNAIRDFQQRYGLAVDGVAGPQTQSTAAELIRNLHGSLNLVVEPTPPLPRNQFYTSLTESAVEQFQERYNLPTTGVANLETRIRLDQEARRVLSGEEPTPEPSPSPSPAPSPTPTVSPTPSPSPTPTVSPTPAPTVSPTPEPSPTPTISPSPSPTPEPSPTPTVAPTPEPSPTPTTSPSPIPTISPSPSPTP, from the coding sequence ATGTGGTGTAGATGGAGTACAACGATTGCATCTGTTACTTTTGGCGTGACAGCTGGCTTAGTAAGTTATGAAATGACTTCTGTTGCGCAGCAACGATACTACTATACGCCAGGAGAGTTTCGCGTCACTTTACGAGGATTAGGATACGATATTCCCGAAGAGGGACCTTTAACGGATGAGGCTACACGCAATGCAATTCGCGACTTCCAGCAACGATATGGCTTAGCAGTTGATGGTGTAGCAGGTCCACAAACACAAAGTACCGCAGCAGAGTTGATACGAAATCTGCATGGCAGTTTGAACTTAGTTGTTGAGCCTACTCCGCCATTACCGCGAAATCAATTCTATACATCACTTACAGAGTCAGCAGTCGAGCAGTTCCAAGAACGCTACAACTTGCCAACAACTGGAGTTGCGAACTTAGAAACTCGGATTCGACTCGACCAAGAAGCTAGAAGAGTTCTCAGCGGTGAAGAACCAACGCCAGAGCCATCGCCATCACCTTCACCTGCGCCATCACCAACGCCGACAGTCTCACCGACACCATCCCCGTCCCCAACACCAACGGTTTCACCGACACCCGCGCCGACAGTTTCGCCAACACCAGAACCATCACCCACACCAACGATTTCACCTTCGCCATCGCCAACACCAGAACCATCACCAACGCCGACAGTTGCACCGACACCAGAACCGTCACCAACACCGACGACTTCACCTTCGCCTATACCAACGATTTCACCTTCGCCATCGCCAACACCGTAA